In Neofelis nebulosa isolate mNeoNeb1 chromosome 7, mNeoNeb1.pri, whole genome shotgun sequence, the following proteins share a genomic window:
- the SEMA6D gene encoding semaphorin-6D isoform X9 has translation MRCFLLCAYMLLLMISQLRAVSFPEDDEPLNTVDYHYSRQYPVFRGRPSGNESQHRLDFQLMLKIRDTLYIAGRDQVYTVNLNEIPKTEVIPNKKLTWRSRQQDRENCAMKGKHKDECHNFIKVFVPRNDEMVFVCGTNAFNPMCRYYRLNTLEYDGEEISGLARCPFDARQTNVALFADGKLYSATVADFLASDAVIYRSMGDGSALRTIKYDSKWIKEPHFLHAIEYGNYVYFFFREIAVEHNNLGKAVYSRVARICKNDMGGSQRVLEKHWTSFLKARLNCSVPGDSFFYFDVLQSITDIIQINGIPTVVGVFTTQLNSIPGSAVCAFSMDDIEKVFKGRFKEQKTPDSVWTAVPEDKVPKPRPGCCAKHGLAEAYKTSIDFPDETLSFIKSHPLMDSAVPPIADEPWFTKTRIRYRLTAIAVDHSAGPHRNYTVIFVGSEAGVVLKVLAKTSPFSLNDSILLEEIEAYNHAKCNAENEEDRKVISLQLDKDHHAVYVAFSSCVIRLPLSRCERYGSCKKSCIASRDPYCGWLSQGACGRVTPGMLAGGYEQDTEYGNTAHLGDCHGVRWEVQSGESNQMVHMNVLITCVFAAFVLGAFIAGVAVYCYRDMFVRKNRKIHKDAESAQSCTDSSGSFAKLNGLFDSPVKEYQQNIDSPKLYSNLLTSRKELPPSGDTKSMVMDHRGQPPELAALPTPESTPVLHQKTLQAMKSHSDKAHGHGASRKETPQFFPSSPPPHSPLSHGHIPSAIVLPNATHDYNTSFSNSNAHKAEKKLQNIDHPLTKSSSKRDHRRSVDSRNTLNDLLKHLNDPNSNPKAIMGDIQMAHQTLMLDPVGPMSEVPPKVPNREASLYSPPSTLPRNSPTKRVDVPTTPGVPMTSLERQRGYHKNSSQRHSISAMPKNLNSPNGVLLSRQPSMNRGGYLPTSTGAKVDYIQGTPVSVHLQPSLSRQSSYTSNGTLPRTGLKRTPSLKPDVPPKPSFVPQTTSVRPLNKYTY, from the exons ATGAGGTGCTTCTTGCTCTGTGCCTACATGCTGCTCCTGATGATTTCCCAGCTGAGGGCAGTCAGCTTTCCCGAAGATGATGAACCCCTTAATACAGTCGACTATCACT ATTCAAGGCAATATCCGGTTTTTAGAGGACGCCCTTCGGGCAATGAATCCCAGCACAGGCTGGACTTTCAGCTGATGTTGAAAATTCGAGACACACTTTATATTGCTGGCAG GGATCAAGTTTATACGGTAAACTTAAATGAAATCCCCAAAACAGAAGTCATACCAAACAAG AAACTGACGTGGCGGTCAAGACAACAGGACCGAGAAAACTGTGCCATGAAAGGCAAACATAAA GATGAATGCCACAACTTTATTAAAGTATTTGTCCCAAGAAACGACGAGATGGTTTTTGTATGTGGTACCAATGCATTCAATCCCATGTGTAGATACTATAGG ttgaATACCTTAGAGTATGACGGGGAGGAAATTAGTGGCCTGGCAAGATGCCCATTTGATGCCAGACAAACCAATGTTGCCCTTTTTGCTG ATGGGAAGCTATATTCTGCCACGGTGGCTGACTTCTTGGCCAGTGATGCTGTTATTTATCGAAGCATGGGGGATGGATCTGCCCTTCGCACAATAAAATATGATTCCAAATGGATAAAAG aGCCACATTTTCTTCATGCCATAGAATATGGAAACTATGTGTATTTCTTCTTCCGAGAAATTGCTGTGGAACATAATAATTTAGGCAAG GCTGTCTATTCCCGTGTGGCCCGCATATGTAAAAATGACATGGGTGGCTCCCAGCGGGTCCTGGAGAAACACTGGACTTCATTTCTGAAGGCTCGGCTTAACTGTTCTGTCCCCGGAGATTCGTTTTTCTACTTTGATGTCCTGCAGTCTATCACAGACATAATACAAATCAATGGCATCCCCACTGTGGTCGGGGTGTTTACCACACAGCTCAACAG CATTCCTGGTTCTGCAGTGTGTGCATTTAGCATGGATGACATTGAAAAAGTATTCAAAGGACGgtttaaagaacagaaaacccCAGATTCTGTTTGGACAGCAGTCCCTGAAGACAAAGTACCAAAGCCaag GCCTGGCTGTTGTGCAAAGCATGGCCTTGCTGAAGCCTATAAAACTTCCattgatttccctgatgaaacCCTGTCCTTCATCAAATCCCACCCGCTAATGGACTCTGCCGTCCCACCCATCGCCGATGAGCCCTGGTTCACAAAGACTCGGATCAG GTACAGACTGACGGCCATCGCTGTTGACCATTCTGCTGGGCCCCACCGGAACTATACAGTCATCTTTGTTGGCTCTGAAGCTGGCGTGGTGCTTAAAGTTTTGGCAAAGACCAGTCCTTTCTCTTTGAATGACAGCATATTACTGGAAGAGATTGAAGCGTACAACCACGCAAA GTGTAATGCTGAGAATGAGGAGGACAGAAAGGTCATCTCATTACAGTTGGATAAAGATCATCATGCTGTGTATGTGGCGTTCTCTAGCTGCGTTATTCGCCTCCCCCTCAGTCGCTGTGAGCGTTATGGATCCTGTAAAAA gTCTTGTATTGCATCTCGGGACCCATACTGTGGCTGGTTAAGCCAGGGGGCTTGTGGCAGAGTGACCCCAGGGATGCT TGCTGGAGGATATGAACAAGACACAGAATACGGCAACACGGCCCACCTAGGGGACTGCCACG GTGTACGATGGGAAGTCCAGTCTGGAGAGTCCAACCAGATGGTCCACATGAATGTCCTCATCACCTGtgtctttgctgcttttgttttGGGTGCGTTCATTGCAGGGGTGGCAGTATACTGCTATCGCGACATGTTCGTTCGGAAAAACAGAAAGATTCATAAAGATGCAGAATCTGCCCAGTCGTGCACAGACTCCAGTGGAAGCTTTGCCAAACTGAATGGTCTCTTTGACAGCCCAGTCAAGGAATATCAACAGAATATTGATTCTCCCAAATTGTATAGTAACCTGTTGACCAGTCGGAAAGAGCTGCCACCCAGTGGAGATACCAAATCCATGGTAATGGACCATCGGGGCCAACCTCCCGAACTGGCTGCTCTCCCCACGCCTGAGTCTACACCTGTGCTTCACCAGAAGACCCTGCAGGCCATGAAGAGCCACTCAGACAAGGCCCACGGCCATGGGGCTTCAAGGAAAGAAACCCCCCAGTTTTTTCCTTCTAGTCCACCACCCCATTCCCCATTAAGTCATGGGCATATCCCCAGTGCCATTGTTCTTCCTAATGCCACTCATGACTACAACACGTCTTTCTCAAACTCCAATGCTCACAAAGCTGAAAAGAAGCTTCAGAACATTGACCACCCGCTTACAAAGTCATCCAGCAAAAGAGATCACCGGCGTTCTGTGGATTCCAGAAATACCCTCAATGATCTCCTGAAGCATCTAAATGACCCAAATAGCAACCCCAAAGCCATCAtgggagacatccagatggcccaccaGACCCTAATGCTGGATCCTGTGGGACCTATGTCTGAGGTCCCACCCAAGGTCCCTAACCGGGAAGCATCGCTGTACTCTCCTCCTTCAACTCTCCCCAGAAACAGCCCAACCAAGCGAGTGGACGTCCCCACCACTCCTGGAGTCCCAATGACTTCTCTGGAAAGACAAAGGGGTTATCACAAAAATTCCTCCCAGAGGCACTCTATATCTGCTATGCCTAAAAACTTAAACTCACCAAATGGTGTTTTGTTATCTAGACAGCCGAGTATGAACCGTGGAGGGTACCTGCCCACCTCCACAGGGGCAAAGGTGGACTATATTCAGGGAACACCAGTGAGTGTTCATCTGCAGCCTTCCCTCTCCAGACAGAGCAGCTATACCAGTAATGGCACCCTTCCTAGGACGGGACTAAAGAGGACACCGTCCTTAAAACCTGATGTGCCACCAAAGCCTTCCTTTGTTCCTCAAACCACATCTGTCAGACCACTGAACAAATACACTTACTAG
- the SEMA6D gene encoding semaphorin-6D isoform X8, with protein MRCFLLCAYMLLLMISQLRAVSFPEDDEPLNTVDYHYSRQYPVFRGRPSGNESQHRLDFQLMLKIRDTLYIAGRDQVYTVNLNEIPKTEVIPNKKLTWRSRQQDRENCAMKGKHKDECHNFIKVFVPRNDEMVFVCGTNAFNPMCRYYRLNTLEYDGEEISGLARCPFDARQTNVALFADGKLYSATVADFLASDAVIYRSMGDGSALRTIKYDSKWIKEPHFLHAIEYGNYVYFFFREIAVEHNNLGKAVYSRVARICKNDMGGSQRVLEKHWTSFLKARLNCSVPGDSFFYFDVLQSITDIIQINGIPTVVGVFTTQLNSIPGSAVCAFSMDDIEKVFKGRFKEQKTPDSVWTAVPEDKVPKPRPGCCAKHGLAEAYKTSIDFPDETLSFIKSHPLMDSAVPPIADEPWFTKTRIRYRLTAIAVDHSAGPHRNYTVIFVGSEAGVVLKVLAKTSPFSLNDSILLEEIEAYNHAKCNAENEEDRKVISLQLDKDHHAVYVAFSSCVIRLPLSRCERYGSCKKSCIASRDPYCGWLSQGACGRVTPGMLLLTEDFFAFHNHSAGGYEQDTEYGNTAHLGDCHGVRWEVQSGESNQMVHMNVLITCVFAAFVLGAFIAGVAVYCYRDMFVRKNRKIHKDAESAQSCTDSSGSFAKLNGLFDSPVKEYQQNIDSPKLYSNLLTSRKELPPSGDTKSMVMDHRGQPPELAALPTPESTPVLHQKTLQAMKSHSDKAHGHGASRKETPQFFPSSPPPHSPLSHGHIPSAIVLPNATHDYNTSFSNSNAHKAEKKLQNIDHPLTKSSSKRDHRRSVDSRNTLNDLLKHLNDPNSNPKAIMGDIQMAHQTLMLDPVGPMSEVPPKVPNREASLYSPPSTLPRNSPTKRVDVPTTPGVPMTSLERQRGYHKNSSQRHSISAMPKNLNSPNGVLLSRQPSMNRGGYLPTSTGAKVDYIQGTPVSVHLQPSLSRQSSYTSNGTLPRTGLKRTPSLKPDVPPKPSFVPQTTSVRPLNKYTY; from the exons ATGAGGTGCTTCTTGCTCTGTGCCTACATGCTGCTCCTGATGATTTCCCAGCTGAGGGCAGTCAGCTTTCCCGAAGATGATGAACCCCTTAATACAGTCGACTATCACT ATTCAAGGCAATATCCGGTTTTTAGAGGACGCCCTTCGGGCAATGAATCCCAGCACAGGCTGGACTTTCAGCTGATGTTGAAAATTCGAGACACACTTTATATTGCTGGCAG GGATCAAGTTTATACGGTAAACTTAAATGAAATCCCCAAAACAGAAGTCATACCAAACAAG AAACTGACGTGGCGGTCAAGACAACAGGACCGAGAAAACTGTGCCATGAAAGGCAAACATAAA GATGAATGCCACAACTTTATTAAAGTATTTGTCCCAAGAAACGACGAGATGGTTTTTGTATGTGGTACCAATGCATTCAATCCCATGTGTAGATACTATAGG ttgaATACCTTAGAGTATGACGGGGAGGAAATTAGTGGCCTGGCAAGATGCCCATTTGATGCCAGACAAACCAATGTTGCCCTTTTTGCTG ATGGGAAGCTATATTCTGCCACGGTGGCTGACTTCTTGGCCAGTGATGCTGTTATTTATCGAAGCATGGGGGATGGATCTGCCCTTCGCACAATAAAATATGATTCCAAATGGATAAAAG aGCCACATTTTCTTCATGCCATAGAATATGGAAACTATGTGTATTTCTTCTTCCGAGAAATTGCTGTGGAACATAATAATTTAGGCAAG GCTGTCTATTCCCGTGTGGCCCGCATATGTAAAAATGACATGGGTGGCTCCCAGCGGGTCCTGGAGAAACACTGGACTTCATTTCTGAAGGCTCGGCTTAACTGTTCTGTCCCCGGAGATTCGTTTTTCTACTTTGATGTCCTGCAGTCTATCACAGACATAATACAAATCAATGGCATCCCCACTGTGGTCGGGGTGTTTACCACACAGCTCAACAG CATTCCTGGTTCTGCAGTGTGTGCATTTAGCATGGATGACATTGAAAAAGTATTCAAAGGACGgtttaaagaacagaaaacccCAGATTCTGTTTGGACAGCAGTCCCTGAAGACAAAGTACCAAAGCCaag GCCTGGCTGTTGTGCAAAGCATGGCCTTGCTGAAGCCTATAAAACTTCCattgatttccctgatgaaacCCTGTCCTTCATCAAATCCCACCCGCTAATGGACTCTGCCGTCCCACCCATCGCCGATGAGCCCTGGTTCACAAAGACTCGGATCAG GTACAGACTGACGGCCATCGCTGTTGACCATTCTGCTGGGCCCCACCGGAACTATACAGTCATCTTTGTTGGCTCTGAAGCTGGCGTGGTGCTTAAAGTTTTGGCAAAGACCAGTCCTTTCTCTTTGAATGACAGCATATTACTGGAAGAGATTGAAGCGTACAACCACGCAAA GTGTAATGCTGAGAATGAGGAGGACAGAAAGGTCATCTCATTACAGTTGGATAAAGATCATCATGCTGTGTATGTGGCGTTCTCTAGCTGCGTTATTCGCCTCCCCCTCAGTCGCTGTGAGCGTTATGGATCCTGTAAAAA gTCTTGTATTGCATCTCGGGACCCATACTGTGGCTGGTTAAGCCAGGGGGCTTGTGGCAGAGTGACCCCAGGGATGCT GCTGTTAACCGAAGACTTCTTTGCTTTCCATAACCACAGTGCTGGAGGATATGAACAAGACACAGAATACGGCAACACGGCCCACCTAGGGGACTGCCACG GTGTACGATGGGAAGTCCAGTCTGGAGAGTCCAACCAGATGGTCCACATGAATGTCCTCATCACCTGtgtctttgctgcttttgttttGGGTGCGTTCATTGCAGGGGTGGCAGTATACTGCTATCGCGACATGTTCGTTCGGAAAAACAGAAAGATTCATAAAGATGCAGAATCTGCCCAGTCGTGCACAGACTCCAGTGGAAGCTTTGCCAAACTGAATGGTCTCTTTGACAGCCCAGTCAAGGAATATCAACAGAATATTGATTCTCCCAAATTGTATAGTAACCTGTTGACCAGTCGGAAAGAGCTGCCACCCAGTGGAGATACCAAATCCATGGTAATGGACCATCGGGGCCAACCTCCCGAACTGGCTGCTCTCCCCACGCCTGAGTCTACACCTGTGCTTCACCAGAAGACCCTGCAGGCCATGAAGAGCCACTCAGACAAGGCCCACGGCCATGGGGCTTCAAGGAAAGAAACCCCCCAGTTTTTTCCTTCTAGTCCACCACCCCATTCCCCATTAAGTCATGGGCATATCCCCAGTGCCATTGTTCTTCCTAATGCCACTCATGACTACAACACGTCTTTCTCAAACTCCAATGCTCACAAAGCTGAAAAGAAGCTTCAGAACATTGACCACCCGCTTACAAAGTCATCCAGCAAAAGAGATCACCGGCGTTCTGTGGATTCCAGAAATACCCTCAATGATCTCCTGAAGCATCTAAATGACCCAAATAGCAACCCCAAAGCCATCAtgggagacatccagatggcccaccaGACCCTAATGCTGGATCCTGTGGGACCTATGTCTGAGGTCCCACCCAAGGTCCCTAACCGGGAAGCATCGCTGTACTCTCCTCCTTCAACTCTCCCCAGAAACAGCCCAACCAAGCGAGTGGACGTCCCCACCACTCCTGGAGTCCCAATGACTTCTCTGGAAAGACAAAGGGGTTATCACAAAAATTCCTCCCAGAGGCACTCTATATCTGCTATGCCTAAAAACTTAAACTCACCAAATGGTGTTTTGTTATCTAGACAGCCGAGTATGAACCGTGGAGGGTACCTGCCCACCTCCACAGGGGCAAAGGTGGACTATATTCAGGGAACACCAGTGAGTGTTCATCTGCAGCCTTCCCTCTCCAGACAGAGCAGCTATACCAGTAATGGCACCCTTCCTAGGACGGGACTAAAGAGGACACCGTCCTTAAAACCTGATGTGCCACCAAAGCCTTCCTTTGTTCCTCAAACCACATCTGTCAGACCACTGAACAAATACACTTACTAG
- the SEMA6D gene encoding semaphorin-6D isoform X3: protein MRCFLLCAYMLLLMISQLRAVSFPEDDEPLNTVDYHYSRQYPVFRGRPSGNESQHRLDFQLMLKIRDTLYIAGRDQVYTVNLNEIPKTEVIPNKKLTWRSRQQDRENCAMKGKHKDECHNFIKVFVPRNDEMVFVCGTNAFNPMCRYYRLNTLEYDGEEISGLARCPFDARQTNVALFADGKLYSATVADFLASDAVIYRSMGDGSALRTIKYDSKWIKEPHFLHAIEYGNYVYFFFREIAVEHNNLGKAVYSRVARICKNDMGGSQRVLEKHWTSFLKARLNCSVPGDSFFYFDVLQSITDIIQINGIPTVVGVFTTQLNSIPGSAVCAFSMDDIEKVFKGRFKEQKTPDSVWTAVPEDKVPKPRPGCCAKHGLAEAYKTSIDFPDETLSFIKSHPLMDSAVPPIADEPWFTKTRIRYRLTAIAVDHSAGPHRNYTVIFVGSEAGVVLKVLAKTSPFSLNDSILLEEIEAYNHAKCNAENEEDRKVISLQLDKDHHAVYVAFSSCVIRLPLSRCERYGSCKKSCIASRDPYCGWLSQGACGRVTPGMLAGGYEQDTEYGNTAHLGDCHEILPTSTTPDYKIFGGPTSDMEVSSSSVTTMASIPEITPKVIDTWRPKLTSSRKFVVQDDPNTSDFTDPLSGIPKGVRWEVQSGESNQMVHMNVLITCVFAAFVLGAFIAGVAVYCYRDMFVRKNRKIHKDAESAQSCTDSSGSFAKLNGLFDSPVKEYQQNIDSPKLYSNLLTSRKELPPSGDTKSMVMDHRGQPPELAALPTPESTPVLHQKTLQAMKSHSDKAHGHGASRKETPQFFPSSPPPHSPLSHGHIPSAIVLPNATHDYNTSFSNSNAHKAEKKLQNIDHPLTKSSSKRDHRRSVDSRNTLNDLLKHLNDPNSNPKAIMGDIQMAHQTLMLDPVGPMSEVPPKVPNREASLYSPPSTLPRNSPTKRVDVPTTPGVPMTSLERQRGYHKNSSQRHSISAMPKNLNSPNGVLLSRQPSMNRGGYLPTSTGAKVDYIQGTPVSVHLQPSLSRQSSYTSNGTLPRTGLKRTPSLKPDVPPKPSFVPQTTSVRPLNKYTY from the exons ATGAGGTGCTTCTTGCTCTGTGCCTACATGCTGCTCCTGATGATTTCCCAGCTGAGGGCAGTCAGCTTTCCCGAAGATGATGAACCCCTTAATACAGTCGACTATCACT ATTCAAGGCAATATCCGGTTTTTAGAGGACGCCCTTCGGGCAATGAATCCCAGCACAGGCTGGACTTTCAGCTGATGTTGAAAATTCGAGACACACTTTATATTGCTGGCAG GGATCAAGTTTATACGGTAAACTTAAATGAAATCCCCAAAACAGAAGTCATACCAAACAAG AAACTGACGTGGCGGTCAAGACAACAGGACCGAGAAAACTGTGCCATGAAAGGCAAACATAAA GATGAATGCCACAACTTTATTAAAGTATTTGTCCCAAGAAACGACGAGATGGTTTTTGTATGTGGTACCAATGCATTCAATCCCATGTGTAGATACTATAGG ttgaATACCTTAGAGTATGACGGGGAGGAAATTAGTGGCCTGGCAAGATGCCCATTTGATGCCAGACAAACCAATGTTGCCCTTTTTGCTG ATGGGAAGCTATATTCTGCCACGGTGGCTGACTTCTTGGCCAGTGATGCTGTTATTTATCGAAGCATGGGGGATGGATCTGCCCTTCGCACAATAAAATATGATTCCAAATGGATAAAAG aGCCACATTTTCTTCATGCCATAGAATATGGAAACTATGTGTATTTCTTCTTCCGAGAAATTGCTGTGGAACATAATAATTTAGGCAAG GCTGTCTATTCCCGTGTGGCCCGCATATGTAAAAATGACATGGGTGGCTCCCAGCGGGTCCTGGAGAAACACTGGACTTCATTTCTGAAGGCTCGGCTTAACTGTTCTGTCCCCGGAGATTCGTTTTTCTACTTTGATGTCCTGCAGTCTATCACAGACATAATACAAATCAATGGCATCCCCACTGTGGTCGGGGTGTTTACCACACAGCTCAACAG CATTCCTGGTTCTGCAGTGTGTGCATTTAGCATGGATGACATTGAAAAAGTATTCAAAGGACGgtttaaagaacagaaaacccCAGATTCTGTTTGGACAGCAGTCCCTGAAGACAAAGTACCAAAGCCaag GCCTGGCTGTTGTGCAAAGCATGGCCTTGCTGAAGCCTATAAAACTTCCattgatttccctgatgaaacCCTGTCCTTCATCAAATCCCACCCGCTAATGGACTCTGCCGTCCCACCCATCGCCGATGAGCCCTGGTTCACAAAGACTCGGATCAG GTACAGACTGACGGCCATCGCTGTTGACCATTCTGCTGGGCCCCACCGGAACTATACAGTCATCTTTGTTGGCTCTGAAGCTGGCGTGGTGCTTAAAGTTTTGGCAAAGACCAGTCCTTTCTCTTTGAATGACAGCATATTACTGGAAGAGATTGAAGCGTACAACCACGCAAA GTGTAATGCTGAGAATGAGGAGGACAGAAAGGTCATCTCATTACAGTTGGATAAAGATCATCATGCTGTGTATGTGGCGTTCTCTAGCTGCGTTATTCGCCTCCCCCTCAGTCGCTGTGAGCGTTATGGATCCTGTAAAAA gTCTTGTATTGCATCTCGGGACCCATACTGTGGCTGGTTAAGCCAGGGGGCTTGTGGCAGAGTGACCCCAGGGATGCT TGCTGGAGGATATGAACAAGACACAGAATACGGCAACACGGCCCACCTAGGGGACTGCCACG aaattttgccTACTTCAACTACACCAGATTACAAAATATTTGGCGGTCCAACATCtg ACATGGAGGTATCTTCATCATCTGTTACCACAATGGCAAGTATCCCAGAAATTACACCTAAAGTGATTGATACCTGGAGACCTAAACTGACGAGCTCCCGGAAATTTGTAGTTCAAGATGACCCAAACACTTCTGATTTTACTGATCCTTTATCAGGTATCCCAAAGG GTGTACGATGGGAAGTCCAGTCTGGAGAGTCCAACCAGATGGTCCACATGAATGTCCTCATCACCTGtgtctttgctgcttttgttttGGGTGCGTTCATTGCAGGGGTGGCAGTATACTGCTATCGCGACATGTTCGTTCGGAAAAACAGAAAGATTCATAAAGATGCAGAATCTGCCCAGTCGTGCACAGACTCCAGTGGAAGCTTTGCCAAACTGAATGGTCTCTTTGACAGCCCAGTCAAGGAATATCAACAGAATATTGATTCTCCCAAATTGTATAGTAACCTGTTGACCAGTCGGAAAGAGCTGCCACCCAGTGGAGATACCAAATCCATGGTAATGGACCATCGGGGCCAACCTCCCGAACTGGCTGCTCTCCCCACGCCTGAGTCTACACCTGTGCTTCACCAGAAGACCCTGCAGGCCATGAAGAGCCACTCAGACAAGGCCCACGGCCATGGGGCTTCAAGGAAAGAAACCCCCCAGTTTTTTCCTTCTAGTCCACCACCCCATTCCCCATTAAGTCATGGGCATATCCCCAGTGCCATTGTTCTTCCTAATGCCACTCATGACTACAACACGTCTTTCTCAAACTCCAATGCTCACAAAGCTGAAAAGAAGCTTCAGAACATTGACCACCCGCTTACAAAGTCATCCAGCAAAAGAGATCACCGGCGTTCTGTGGATTCCAGAAATACCCTCAATGATCTCCTGAAGCATCTAAATGACCCAAATAGCAACCCCAAAGCCATCAtgggagacatccagatggcccaccaGACCCTAATGCTGGATCCTGTGGGACCTATGTCTGAGGTCCCACCCAAGGTCCCTAACCGGGAAGCATCGCTGTACTCTCCTCCTTCAACTCTCCCCAGAAACAGCCCAACCAAGCGAGTGGACGTCCCCACCACTCCTGGAGTCCCAATGACTTCTCTGGAAAGACAAAGGGGTTATCACAAAAATTCCTCCCAGAGGCACTCTATATCTGCTATGCCTAAAAACTTAAACTCACCAAATGGTGTTTTGTTATCTAGACAGCCGAGTATGAACCGTGGAGGGTACCTGCCCACCTCCACAGGGGCAAAGGTGGACTATATTCAGGGAACACCAGTGAGTGTTCATCTGCAGCCTTCCCTCTCCAGACAGAGCAGCTATACCAGTAATGGCACCCTTCCTAGGACGGGACTAAAGAGGACACCGTCCTTAAAACCTGATGTGCCACCAAAGCCTTCCTTTGTTCCTCAAACCACATCTGTCAGACCACTGAACAAATACACTTACTAG